The following are from one region of the Mustela lutreola isolate mMusLut2 chromosome 7, mMusLut2.pri, whole genome shotgun sequence genome:
- the CHRM5 gene encoding muscarinic acetylcholine receptor M5: protein MEGESYHNTTTVNGTPVSHQPLERHRLWEVITIAAVTAVVSLITIVGNVLVMISFKVNSQLKTVNNYYLLSLACADLIIGIFSMNLYTTYILMGRWALGSLACDLWLALDYVASNASVMNLLVISFDRYFSITRPLTYRAKRTPKRAAIMIGLAWLISFILWAPAIICWQYLVGERTVPPDECQIQFLSEPTITFGTAIAAFYIPVSVMTILYCRIYRETEKRTKDLADLQGSDSMAEAEPRKPAHKSLLTSCFSCPQPTLAQRERNQASWSSSRRSTSTPGKPSQTTGPSTEWAQAEQLTTCSSYPSSEDEDKPATDPVFQVVYKSQAKESPREEFSAEETKETFVKAQAEKNDYDTQKYFLSPGAAHRPKSQKCVAYKFRLVVKADGTQETNNGCHKVKIMPCSFPVSKDPSTKGLDPSLSHQMTKRKRMVLVKERKAAQTLSAILLAFIITWTPYNIMVLVSTFCDKCVPVTLWHLGYWLCYVNSTVNPICYALCNRTFRKTFKMLLLCRWKKKKAEEKLYWQGNSKFP, encoded by the coding sequence ATGGAAGGGGAATCTTACCACAATACAACCACTGTCAATGGCACCCCGGTAAGTCACCAGCCTTTGGAACGCCATAGGTTGTGGGAAGTCATCACTATTGCGGCTGTGACTGCTGTGGTAAGCCTGATCACGATTGTGGGCAACGTCTTAGTCATGATCTCCTTCAAAGTCAATAGTCAGCTGAAGACTGTGAACAACTATTACCTGCTCAGCTTAGCCTGTGCAGATCTCATCATTGGGATCTTCTCCATGAACCTCTACACCACCTACATCCTCATGGGACGCTGGGCGCTTGGCAGTCTGGCTTGTGACCTCTGGCTCGCCCTGGACTACGTGGCTAGCAACGCTTCCGTCATGAACCTTCTGGTGATCAGTTTTGACCGTTACTTTTCTATCACCAGACCTCTGACATATCGGGCCAAACGTACCCCAAAAAGGGCTGCCATCATGATTGGCTTGGCCTGGCTGATCTCCTTCATCCTTTGGGCCCCAGCGATCATCTGCTGGCAGTACCTGGTTGGAGAGCGGACGGTACCACCAGATGAGTGCCAGATCCAGTTTCTGTCCGAGCCCACCATCACCTTCGGCACTGCCATTGCTGCCTTCTACATCCCCGTTTCTGTCATGACGATCCTCTACTGCCGAATctacagggagacagagaaacgGACCAAGGACCTGGCTGACCTCCAGGGCTCTGACTCCATGGCGGAAGCAGAGCCAAGAAAGCCGGCTCATAAGTCTCTGCTGACATCCTGCTTTAGCTGCCCTCAACCCACCCTGGCCCAGAGGGAAAGGAACCAAGCCTCCTGGTCATCCTCCCGCAGGAGCACCTCCACACCTGGGAAGCCGTCCCAAACCACGGGCCCAAGCACCGAGTGGGCCCAAGCCGAGCAGCTCACTACCTGTAGCAGCTACCCTTCCTCGGAGGATGAGGACAAGCCTGCCACAGACCCTGTCTTCCAAGTAGTCTACAAGAGTCAGGCCAAGGAAAGCCCGAGGGAAGAATTCAGTGCCGAAGAGACCAAGGAGACGTTTGTGAAAGCTCAAGCTGAAAAAAATGACTATGACACCCAAAAATATTTCTTGTCCCCCGGTGCTGCTCATAGACCCAAGAGTCAGAAATGTGTGGCCTATAAGTTCCGGCTGGTGGTGAAAGCTGATGGGACCCAGGAGACCAACAACGGCTGTCACAAAGTGAAAATCAtgccctgctccttcccagtGTCCAAGGACCCTTCGACGAAAGGCCTGGATCCCAGCCTCAGCCATCAAATGACCAAACGAAAGAGAATGGTCCTCGTCAAGGAGAGGAAAGCAGCCCAGACCTTGAGTGCCATTCTCCTGGCCTTCATCATCACCTGGACCCCTTACAACATCATGGTCCTGGTTTCCACCTTCTGTGACAAGTGTGTCCCGGTCACCCTGTGGCACTTGGGCTACTGGTTGTGCTATGTCAACAGTACTGTCAACCCCATTTGCTATGCCCTCTGCAACAGAACCTTCAGGAAGACCTTTAAGATGCTGCTCCTCTGTcggtggaaaaagaaaaaagcagaggagAAGTTGTATTGGCAAGGGAATAGCAAGTTCCCCTGA